A genomic window from Sebastes fasciatus isolate fSebFas1 chromosome 7, fSebFas1.pri, whole genome shotgun sequence includes:
- the LOC141771526 gene encoding uncharacterized protein LOC141771526, whose amino-acid sequence MSEMLDDIFTKNFRNLAVDDALQSQLKGPGQNRLNHSTSFFSPPSPPASSSHSLSTEHVNNNDGHFWSSNIWSQGPVSKPKQPPFRPDRSMSLTESSSSLLSSFGQLKNLEAFPSAATVAPPPGFPPSSSLQPQVQPLVAPNRYKTELCRGFQETGSCKYGSKCQFAHGEAELRGLFRHPKYKTEPCRTFYNFGYCPYGSRCHFIHEDKINGAPLSTAKFQNQPPLGGQNPRHMLRQSVSFAGFLGSSRCSPPPSFPSSFNDPNLGFSRAPSVSPPPADLLSPVFGDSLQREAAAFQFGNNHTRASAGDIHNIPLIMEPKASRCVCGHGNNFNSNNSRAFAGMDDGHNQDGSMPFPGPGGHGGFVKPGGLQRFSSEDSLEDSYSSSSGGSSGTESPTFDAASKRLTVFERLSLSD is encoded by the exons ATGTCCGAAATGCTCGACGACATTTTCACGAAG AACTTTAGGAACCTGGCCGTGGATGACGCCTTGCAGTCTCAACTCAAAGGCCCGGGGCAGAATCGTCTAAACCACTCAACCTCCTTCTTctctcccccctcccctcccgcctCCTCGAGCCACAGCCTGAGCACTGAGCATGTTAACAACAACGACGGCCATTTCTGGTCATCCAACATCTGGAGCCAGGGCCCTGTCTCCAAACCCAAGCAGCCCCCCTTCAGACCCGACCGCTCCATGAGCCTGACCGAGTCCAGCAGCAGCCTGCTCTCCTCCTTCGGACAGCTGAAGAACCTCGAGGCTTTTCCCTCTGCCGCTACCGTGGCTCCGCCGCCGGGCTTCCCTCCCTCGTCCTCCCTCCAGCCCCAGGTTCAACCATTGGTCGCACCCAATCGTTACAAGACGGAGCTGTGCCGTGGCTTCCAGGAGACTGGCAGCTGCAAGTATGGCAGTAAGTGCCAGTTTGCCCATGGCGAGGCGGAGCTGCGTGGACTGTTCCGCCACCCCAAGTACAAGACGGAGCCCTGCAGAACCTTCTACAACTTTGGCTACTGCCCCTACGGCTCACGCTGCCACTTCATCCATGAGGACAAAATCAACGGAGCTCCGTTATCAACTGCCAAATTCCAGAATCAACCACCCCTCGGTGGTCAGAATCCACGCCACATGCTGCGCCAGAGTGTCAGCTTTGCCGGGTTCCTGGGCTCTTCacgctgctctcctcctccgtcaTTCCCTTCATCCTTCAACGATCCTAACCTGGGCTTCAGCCGTGCTCCCTCCGTTTCTCCACCTCCCGCTGATCTCCTCTCCCCAGTGTTTGGAGACTCCCTGCAGCGGGAGGCAGCTGCATTCCAGTTTGGCAACAATCATACCCGCGCCAGCGCCGGAGACATCCACAATATCCCTCTGATCATGGAGCCAAAGGCCTCACGCTGTGTGTGTGGCCACGGGAATAACTTTAACAGCAATAACAGCAGAGCCTTCGCCGGCATGGACGACGGGCACAACCAAGATGGCAGCATGCCGTTTCCCGGTCCCGGAGGCCACGGAGGATTCGTGAAGCCTGGTGGACTCCAGCGCTTCTCCTCCGAGGACTCCCTGGAGGacagctacagcagcagcagcggaggTTCCAGTGGAACCGAATCTCCAACGTTCGACGCAGCCAGCAAGAGGCTCACTGTGTTCGAACGCCTGTCCCTGTCCGACTAA